A genomic window from Candidatus Methylacidiphilales bacterium includes:
- the gatB gene encoding Asp-tRNA(Asn)/Glu-tRNA(Gln) amidotransferase subunit GatB — MSYEAIIGLEVHVQLKTRSKMFCGCRNEYGGATNTHTCPVCLGLPGALPVPNAEAIERTVLTGLMLNCRIAEICKFDRKNYFYPDMPKNYQISQYDMPLCEGGQVVLGKYAFPKETQKEPIASARKAVRLTRIHLEEDVAKSQHFEVTSGIDFNRAGTPLMEIVTEADLRSPEEAFAFLTTLKQILIHGGVSDADMEKGQLRCDVNVSVRPVGQEKFGTKCEVKNMNSISGVRRALAYEIDRQIGVVSSGGTIRQETRRWDDPAGQTQLMRVKEDAHDYRYFPDPDLLPVRTTEGILDRAQKRLPELPEQMKLRFMNTYNLGEYQAEVLVADSLLAAYFEKAAAGAKNPGAVANFLINDFLATGPDLATVTLPANYFGDLSNLVEDGKINSKQAKDVLADMLASGEKPNAIVEKKGLVQVSDLGELEAICDQAIAANPKSVEDYKAGKTAAINAFKGFVMKATKGRANPAVVDEILRKKL, encoded by the coding sequence ATGTCCTACGAAGCCATCATCGGTCTGGAAGTGCACGTCCAGCTCAAGACCCGTTCCAAAATGTTCTGCGGCTGCCGCAATGAATACGGTGGGGCCACCAACACGCACACCTGCCCGGTTTGCCTCGGTCTCCCCGGTGCCCTGCCAGTCCCCAACGCCGAGGCCATTGAACGCACCGTCCTCACCGGTCTGATGCTCAACTGCCGCATCGCCGAAATCTGCAAATTTGACCGGAAGAATTACTTCTATCCCGACATGCCGAAAAATTACCAGATTTCGCAGTACGACATGCCCCTCTGCGAAGGCGGCCAAGTGGTCCTTGGCAAGTACGCCTTCCCCAAGGAAACCCAGAAGGAACCCATTGCCTCCGCCCGCAAAGCGGTGCGGTTGACCCGTATCCACTTGGAAGAAGACGTGGCCAAATCGCAGCACTTTGAGGTGACCAGCGGCATTGACTTCAACCGCGCCGGCACCCCTTTGATGGAGATCGTCACCGAGGCCGATCTACGCTCGCCCGAGGAGGCCTTCGCCTTCCTCACCACCCTGAAGCAGATCCTCATCCACGGCGGGGTCAGCGACGCCGACATGGAAAAGGGCCAGTTGCGCTGCGACGTCAATGTCAGCGTCCGCCCGGTCGGCCAGGAAAAGTTCGGCACCAAGTGCGAGGTGAAAAACATGAACTCAATCAGCGGGGTCCGCCGCGCCCTGGCCTATGAGATCGACCGCCAGATCGGGGTGGTCTCATCCGGAGGCACCATCCGCCAGGAAACCCGCCGCTGGGATGACCCCGCCGGACAAACCCAGCTCATGCGTGTCAAGGAGGACGCCCACGACTACCGTTACTTCCCCGATCCCGACCTGCTCCCCGTCCGCACCACCGAAGGAATTCTCGACCGGGCCCAGAAGCGCCTGCCCGAACTGCCCGAACAGATGAAGCTCCGCTTCATGAACACGTACAACCTGGGTGAATACCAAGCCGAAGTCCTGGTCGCAGACAGCCTACTGGCGGCCTACTTTGAAAAAGCCGCTGCCGGCGCAAAAAACCCGGGAGCGGTGGCCAATTTCCTCATCAACGACTTCCTCGCCACCGGCCCCGACCTCGCCACCGTCACTCTCCCGGCCAACTACTTCGGGGATCTCTCCAACCTCGTCGAAGACGGCAAGATCAACTCCAAACAGGCCAAGGACGTCCTCGCCGACATGCTCGCCTCCGGTGAAAAGCCAAACGCCATTGTGGAGAAAAAGGGCCTGGTCCAGGTCAGCGATTTGGGCGAACTCGAGGCCATCTGCGATCAGGCCATCGCCGCCAACCCCAAGAGCGTCGAGGACTACAAGGCCGGCAAGACCGCCGCCATCAACGCCTTCAAGGGCTTTGTCATGAAGGCCACCAAGGGCCGGGCCAACCCCGCCGTGGTGGATGAAATTTTACGCAAAAAACTGTGA
- a CDS encoding ATPase, T2SS/T4P/T4SS family, which translates to MAPNDDYILELLVNSGSLTQDQALQVRLDAANNHRSAFDEIVSSGQASRNDILQLMATDCGMEFSPEIEHLHPEAVALLKKSQARHYGVIPVQRFPHSIQVAIPDPMDFQTLDALRYLMKTEIEPIVVPKEKIEQAIATHYGATDESVDALINEYGTDEELLVKGDPASAGAVEETEGGEGDAPIIKMVYGMIMDAFRLKASDIHIEPLEKRFRLRYRMDGVLQEMRDPPKRLQSAILSRIKIMGNMSIAEKRLPQDGRIALAMQDGSSIDLRVSSIPTVHGESIVMRILDKTSLTLGLPELGFFSDDQALMERILGLPDGIFLVTGPTGSGKSTTLYACLNTLNKPDRKLITVEDPVEYELPGINQVAVRHDVGMTFSSALRAMLRQAPNIIMVGEIRDPETAQIAINASLTGHLVFSTLHTNDAPSAVTRLVDIGIKPFLVSSSVRAVMAQRLIRKVCKNCAQAYSPSEVELRAMNLDASRLAEANFRHGHGCDICRGSGYKGRNGIFEIFMVDDEIRGLINDRASVSVIRERARDLGMRTLREDGIRKAVAGVTTPEEIISATMGDKD; encoded by the coding sequence ATGGCGCCGAACGACGATTACATCCTTGAGTTGTTGGTCAATTCCGGCTCCCTCACCCAGGATCAGGCGCTGCAGGTGCGCCTGGATGCCGCCAACAACCACCGTTCCGCCTTCGATGAGATAGTCTCCTCCGGCCAGGCCAGCCGCAATGACATCCTGCAATTGATGGCCACCGACTGCGGGATGGAGTTTTCACCCGAAATCGAACACCTCCATCCCGAGGCCGTGGCCCTGCTGAAAAAATCCCAGGCCCGCCACTACGGCGTCATTCCGGTTCAACGCTTCCCCCACTCCATCCAGGTCGCCATCCCCGACCCCATGGATTTCCAAACCCTCGACGCCCTCCGCTACCTGATGAAGACGGAGATCGAGCCCATCGTCGTCCCCAAGGAGAAAATCGAGCAGGCCATCGCCACCCACTACGGTGCCACCGACGAATCCGTCGACGCCCTCATCAACGAATACGGGACCGACGAGGAATTGTTGGTCAAGGGAGACCCCGCATCCGCCGGGGCGGTCGAGGAAACCGAGGGCGGCGAAGGCGACGCCCCCATCATCAAGATGGTCTACGGCATGATCATGGATGCCTTCCGGCTCAAGGCGAGTGACATCCACATTGAGCCCTTGGAAAAACGATTCCGCCTCCGCTACCGCATGGACGGGGTACTCCAAGAAATGCGCGACCCGCCCAAGCGCCTCCAATCCGCCATCCTCAGCCGCATCAAAATCATGGGCAATATGTCCATTGCGGAAAAGCGCCTGCCCCAGGACGGACGCATCGCCCTCGCCATGCAGGATGGCAGTTCCATTGACCTCCGTGTTTCCAGCATCCCCACGGTCCACGGCGAATCCATCGTCATGCGTATTCTGGACAAGACCAGCCTCACCCTCGGCCTGCCCGAGCTCGGATTCTTTTCTGACGACCAAGCCCTGATGGAACGGATCCTCGGCCTGCCCGACGGCATCTTCCTCGTCACCGGCCCCACTGGTTCCGGGAAGTCCACCACCCTCTACGCCTGCCTCAACACCCTCAACAAACCTGACCGCAAACTCATCACCGTCGAGGACCCGGTCGAGTATGAACTGCCCGGCATCAACCAGGTTGCCGTCCGCCACGACGTCGGCATGACCTTCTCCTCCGCCCTCCGTGCCATGCTCCGCCAGGCGCCCAACATCATCATGGTGGGGGAAATTCGCGATCCCGAGACCGCCCAGATCGCCATCAACGCTTCGCTCACCGGCCACTTGGTCTTCAGCACGCTCCACACCAACGATGCCCCCAGCGCCGTCACCCGCTTGGTCGACATCGGCATCAAACCTTTCCTCGTCTCTTCCTCGGTCCGCGCCGTCATGGCCCAGCGCCTCATCCGCAAGGTTTGCAAAAACTGCGCCCAGGCCTACAGCCCGAGCGAGGTCGAGCTCCGCGCCATGAATCTGGACGCCTCGCGCCTGGCCGAGGCCAACTTCCGCCACGGCCACGGTTGTGACATTTGCCGCGGCTCCGGCTACAAGGGCCGCAATGGCATTTTCGAAATCTTCATGGTCGACGACGAAATCCGCGGCCTGATCAACGACCGCGCCAGTGTCTCGGTCATCCGCGAACGTGCCCGCGACCTCGGGATGCGCACTCTGCGCGAGGACGGCATCCGCAAGGCCGTCGCCGGCGTCACCACGCCCGAGGAAATCATCTCCGCCACCATGGGGGACAAGGACTGA
- a CDS encoding GspE/PulE family protein, translated as MDAHLLTSFLADHGLIRPEQMQDLLEEHQRSGKAIEQIIADYGILSENDLLQHIANYLGLQYVDLSGAHFTPELLASIPPQTARIHGALPVAYDQDSITVALLDPLGQQAVEDIRFATNKTIHVIVCPLGQVREKITEFYGKEDAAVDDLLSQLAGEVQEGVEALDDVGSAANSAPIVKYVNTVIAKAIQAQASDVHFEPFEKEFKIRYRVDGALYEMAPPPKRLALPVISRIKVMSGLNIAERRIPQDGRIQTTLAGRQVDLRVSTLPTQHGESVVLRVLDRSVVNLDLESLGMPDAIKTYIEATIEKPHGIFIVTGPTGSGKTTTLYSCIRKINTIDTKILTTEDPVEYELEGIMQVQVHESIGLTFARALRAFLRQDPDRILVGETRDLETAQIAIQASLTGHLVLTSLHTNDAPGAITRLIDMGVEPFLISATLEGVLGQRLIRKVCQKCKTAYEPSESVLAQIGLTAHDVGDKSFYYGEGCEVCNNTGYKGRKGIYELLDIKEPIRQLINERAPTVVVRQKAIELGMTTLRQDGLRCIFDGETTIEEVIKYT; from the coding sequence ATGGACGCCCACCTCCTCACTTCTTTCCTCGCCGACCACGGCCTCATCCGCCCGGAACAAATGCAGGACCTGCTCGAGGAGCACCAGCGCTCGGGCAAGGCCATCGAACAGATCATCGCCGATTACGGCATCCTCTCCGAAAACGACCTTCTCCAACACATCGCGAACTACCTCGGCCTGCAATACGTCGATCTCTCCGGCGCCCACTTCACCCCCGAATTGCTCGCCTCGATCCCTCCACAGACCGCCCGCATCCATGGCGCCCTCCCCGTGGCCTACGACCAGGACAGCATCACCGTCGCCCTCCTCGACCCCCTCGGCCAGCAGGCGGTCGAGGACATCCGCTTCGCCACCAACAAGACCATCCACGTCATCGTCTGTCCCCTCGGCCAGGTAAGGGAGAAAATCACCGAATTCTATGGCAAGGAGGACGCCGCCGTCGACGACCTCCTCTCCCAGTTGGCCGGTGAAGTCCAAGAGGGTGTCGAGGCCCTCGATGACGTGGGTTCCGCCGCCAACAGCGCCCCCATCGTCAAGTATGTCAACACCGTCATCGCCAAAGCCATTCAAGCCCAGGCCAGCGACGTCCACTTCGAGCCATTCGAAAAAGAATTCAAGATCCGCTACCGCGTTGACGGCGCCCTCTACGAAATGGCCCCCCCGCCCAAGCGCCTGGCCCTTCCTGTCATCTCCCGCATCAAGGTCATGTCCGGTCTGAACATCGCTGAACGCCGCATCCCACAGGATGGGCGCATCCAGACCACCCTGGCCGGAAGACAGGTCGACCTCCGCGTCTCCACCCTCCCGACCCAGCACGGGGAAAGTGTCGTGCTTCGCGTCCTCGACCGCTCGGTCGTCAACCTTGATCTGGAAAGCCTGGGCATGCCCGATGCCATCAAGACCTACATCGAGGCCACCATCGAGAAACCCCACGGCATCTTCATTGTCACCGGCCCCACCGGCTCCGGAAAGACGACCACGCTTTACTCCTGCATCCGCAAAATCAACACCATCGACACCAAGATCCTCACCACCGAGGACCCGGTCGAATACGAACTCGAAGGCATCATGCAGGTCCAGGTCCACGAGAGCATCGGACTGACCTTCGCCCGCGCCCTCCGTGCCTTTCTCCGTCAGGACCCCGACCGCATCCTCGTCGGTGAAACCCGCGACCTCGAAACCGCCCAGATCGCCATCCAAGCCTCGCTCACCGGGCACCTCGTCCTGACCTCGCTCCACACCAACGACGCCCCGGGCGCCATCACCCGTCTCATCGATATGGGCGTCGAACCCTTCCTCATCTCCGCCACACTCGAGGGTGTGCTCGGCCAACGCCTCATCCGCAAGGTTTGTCAGAAATGCAAAACCGCCTACGAACCCTCGGAAAGCGTGCTTGCGCAAATCGGCCTGACCGCGCACGATGTCGGGGACAAGTCGTTCTACTACGGAGAAGGGTGCGAAGTTTGCAACAACACCGGCTACAAGGGTCGCAAGGGGATCTACGAACTCCTCGACATCAAGGAGCCCATCCGGCAGTTGATCAACGAGCGCGCCCCCACCGTGGTGGTCCGACAGAAAGCCATTGAACTCGGCATGACCACTCTCCGCCAAGACGGACTGCGCTGCATTTTTGATGGTGAAACCACCATCGAAGAAGTGATAAAGTACACCTAA